In a single window of the Gemmatimonadota bacterium genome:
- a CDS encoding altronate dehydratase produces MPDRVLRVHPDDNVLVALVPLAAGEHVRHADVELALTTQVSPKHKFTTVALAVGEPIIMYGILVGRAVVPIAAGEAITTSNVRHAAASVHAAATLRPYHPPDVGAWQQRTFLGYHRSDGQVGTRNHWLVIPLVFCENRNVNMIRQAFEEELGFSPPDIYRQQVRALLERHGEGGRGNTQGRVRQSGRVFGNIDGIKFLTHSGGCGGTREDSRNLCGLLAGYLHHPNVAGATVLSLGCQHAQGDLLREEIAKRAPHFNKPLFYFEQQGQRSEQAMLTAAIEQTFYGLVEADQVTRSQAPLSKLTVGLKCGGSDGFSGITANPAVGHAADLLAALGGTTLLAEFPELCGVEQELIDRCVEPRHAERFLHLMTAYNARAQAVGSGFDMNPSPGNIKDGLITDAMKSAGAARKGGSSPVTDVLDYPEYATTPGLNLLCTPGNDVEATTAQVGAGANVVLFTTGLGTPTGNPIAPVVKLATNTALATRMADLIDIDCGRILSGDTTLAGMGEEILELIIAVASGQLTRAEELGQDDFIPWKRGVSL; encoded by the coding sequence ATGCCCGATCGCGTCCTGCGGGTCCATCCCGACGACAACGTCCTCGTGGCGCTCGTGCCCCTCGCCGCAGGGGAGCACGTGCGTCATGCGGACGTCGAGCTGGCCCTCACCACGCAGGTCTCCCCCAAGCACAAATTCACCACCGTTGCACTCGCCGTGGGCGAGCCGATCATCATGTACGGCATCCTCGTGGGGAGGGCGGTCGTTCCGATCGCGGCCGGCGAGGCGATCACCACCAGCAACGTGCGCCACGCGGCGGCCAGCGTGCACGCCGCCGCGACGCTCCGTCCGTACCATCCGCCCGATGTTGGTGCCTGGCAGCAGCGCACCTTCCTCGGCTATCACCGCAGCGATGGCCAGGTCGGGACGCGCAATCATTGGCTGGTGATCCCGCTGGTCTTCTGCGAGAATCGCAACGTCAACATGATCCGCCAGGCGTTCGAGGAAGAGCTCGGCTTTTCCCCGCCCGACATCTACCGCCAGCAGGTCCGCGCGCTGCTGGAACGCCACGGTGAGGGCGGCCGTGGCAACACCCAGGGGCGCGTGCGCCAATCGGGGCGCGTCTTCGGCAACATCGACGGCATCAAGTTCCTGACGCACTCGGGCGGATGCGGCGGCACGCGCGAGGACTCGCGCAATCTCTGCGGACTGCTGGCCGGCTACCTGCACCACCCGAACGTCGCCGGTGCCACGGTGCTCTCGCTCGGCTGTCAGCACGCGCAGGGCGACCTCCTCCGCGAGGAGATCGCCAAGCGCGCGCCGCACTTCAACAAGCCGCTCTTCTACTTCGAGCAGCAGGGGCAGCGCTCCGAACAGGCGATGCTCACTGCCGCGATCGAGCAGACGTTCTACGGCCTGGTGGAGGCGGATCAGGTCACCCGATCGCAGGCGCCACTCTCGAAGCTCACCGTCGGCCTCAAGTGCGGTGGCAGCGACGGCTTCTCGGGGATCACTGCCAACCCGGCCGTGGGCCATGCCGCCGACCTGCTCGCCGCACTCGGCGGCACGACGCTGCTCGCCGAGTTCCCGGAGCTCTGCGGCGTGGAACAGGAGCTGATCGACCGCTGCGTCGAGCCGCGCCACGCCGAGCGCTTCCTTCACCTGATGACGGCCTACAACGCGCGCGCGCAGGCGGTCGGCTCGGGCTTCGACATGAATCCCTCCCCCGGCAACATCAAGGACGGATTGATCACCGATGCGATGAAGTCCGCCGGTGCGGCGCGGAAGGGCGGCAGTTCGCCGGTGACCGACGTGCTCGACTATCCCGAGTATGCCACGACGCCCGGGCTCAACTTGCTCTGCACGCCGGGCAACGACGTGGAGGCGACCACGGCGCAGGTCGGCGCGGGGGCCAACGTGGTGCTCTTCACCACCGGCCTCGGCACCCCCACGGGCAACCCGATCGCCCCGGTGGTCAAGCTCGCCACCAACACGGCGCTGGCCACGCGGATGGCCGACCTGATCGACATCGACTGTGGTCGCATCCTCTCCGGCGACACCACACTCGCCGGCATGGGCGAGGAAATCCTCGAGTTGATCATCGCCGTGGCGAGTGGACAGCTGACGCGCGCCGAAGAGCTGGGGCAGGACGACTTCATTCCCTGGAAGCGCGGAGTGTCTCTGTGA
- a CDS encoding SDR family oxidoreductase has translation MSAAKFRLDGKTAVVTGAGSGIGLAIARTFADAGANVHLVDISAEAVQSAAHELVSGGATAWAHPCDVSSHDDVARVFADIHRRGTVQRLVNSAGVAHIGNLANTPEQDFDRLFRVNVKGSYLCMQAVIDGMQAAGEGAIVNIASVAATVGIADRFAYSMTKGAVVSMTLSVAKDYAKHGVRCNAISPARVHTPFVDGFLAKTYPGREAEMFAKLAATQPIGRMGRPEEVADLALFLCSDEASFITGSDYPLDGGFIRLNS, from the coding sequence GTGAGTGCGGCGAAATTCCGGCTCGACGGCAAGACGGCGGTGGTCACCGGCGCGGGCAGCGGGATCGGTCTCGCGATTGCGCGCACCTTCGCCGACGCCGGGGCGAACGTCCACCTGGTCGACATCTCGGCAGAGGCGGTGCAGTCCGCGGCCCACGAGTTGGTCAGCGGTGGGGCGACGGCCTGGGCGCACCCCTGTGACGTCAGCAGTCACGACGATGTGGCGCGTGTCTTCGCCGACATCCACCGCCGCGGCACGGTGCAGCGGCTGGTGAACTCGGCAGGGGTGGCGCACATCGGCAACCTCGCCAATACCCCCGAGCAGGACTTCGACCGTCTCTTCCGGGTGAACGTGAAGGGCAGTTACCTCTGCATGCAGGCCGTGATCGATGGGATGCAGGCGGCAGGCGAGGGCGCCATCGTCAACATCGCGTCGGTGGCGGCCACGGTCGGCATCGCCGATCGCTTTGCCTATTCGATGACCAAGGGCGCCGTCGTCTCGATGACGTTGTCGGTCGCCAAGGACTATGCCAAGCACGGCGTGCGCTGCAATGCCATTTCGCCGGCGCGGGTGCACACCCCGTTCGTCGATGGCTTCCTGGCCAAGACCTATCCCGGTCGCGAGGCGGAGATGTTCGCCAAGCTCGCGGCCACGCAGCCGATCGGTCGGATGGGCCGCCCCGAGGAGGTCGCCGACCTGGCGCTCTTTCTCTGCTCGGACGAGGCGTCGTTCATCACCGGCAGCGACTATCCGCTCGACGGCGGCTTCATCCGCCTCAACAGTTGA
- a CDS encoding DoxX family protein, with the protein MRRVVRTLLAFGFIAAGVLHFLKPEPYLAIMPPWLPAHALLVQISGIAELAGGVGLLLPRWRRAAGIGLIVMLIMILPANVQMLLNYQARGAPSREIVLLWLRLPLQLVLIWAVWRVSRSEA; encoded by the coding sequence TTGCGGCGTGTCGTGCGCACCCTGCTCGCCTTCGGCTTCATCGCGGCCGGTGTGCTGCACTTCCTCAAGCCTGAGCCGTACCTGGCCATCATGCCGCCCTGGCTACCGGCCCACGCGTTGCTGGTGCAGATCAGCGGAATTGCGGAACTCGCCGGCGGCGTCGGGCTCTTGCTGCCGAGGTGGCGCCGCGCTGCGGGGATCGGGCTGATCGTGATGTTGATCATGATCCTGCCGGCCAACGTGCAGATGCTGTTGAACTATCAGGCGCGCGGTGCCCCATCGCGGGAGATCGTGCTGCTCTGGCTGCGCCTTCCCCTGCAGTTGGTGCTGATCTGGGCGGTGTGGCGGGTGTCGCGCAGCGAGGCCTAG
- a CDS encoding DNA alkylation repair protein, whose translation MTLQEALDALKALGNESVRVHNRKFGAGDNQYGAKLGDIRKLAAQMKADHQSAMDLYDSGIIDAQLLAILLIKPKKLSLDELDRIVRAATFSQVADWVNAYLVKEYPEKEALRVRWMADADPWAARAGWGLTSGRVARSPEGIDLTALLDRIEAEMPTAPAPTQWTMNSCLANIGIHHPALRKRALAIGERLGIYRDYPVSKGCTSPFAPVWINEMVRRQG comes from the coding sequence ATGACGCTGCAGGAAGCCCTCGACGCGCTCAAGGCGCTCGGCAACGAAAGTGTCCGCGTGCACAATCGGAAGTTCGGCGCCGGCGACAACCAATACGGCGCCAAGCTCGGCGACATCCGCAAACTCGCCGCGCAAATGAAGGCCGACCATCAGTCGGCGATGGACCTCTACGACAGCGGTATCATCGACGCGCAGCTGCTCGCCATCCTGCTGATCAAGCCGAAGAAGCTCTCACTCGATGAGCTCGACCGCATTGTGCGTGCGGCGACTTTCTCGCAGGTGGCCGACTGGGTCAACGCCTACCTGGTGAAGGAGTACCCCGAGAAGGAGGCGCTGCGCGTGAGGTGGATGGCCGACGCCGACCCGTGGGCCGCGCGCGCCGGGTGGGGACTCACCTCCGGCCGCGTCGCTCGGAGTCCGGAAGGAATCGACCTGACCGCACTGCTCGACCGGATCGAGGCCGAGATGCCGACGGCACCCGCGCCGACGCAGTGGACGATGAACAGCTGCCTCGCGAACATCGGCATCCACCATCCCGCGCTGCGGAAGCGCGCCCTCGCCATCGGCGAACGTCTCGGCATCTATCGCGACTATCCGGTCTCGAAGGGGTGCACGTCGCCGTTTGCGCCGGTGTGGATCAATGAGATGGTGAGGCGGCAGGGGTAG
- a CDS encoding ketoacyl-ACP synthase III: MPNTRLVATGRAVPERVVTNDDLSKLMDTTDEWIRQRTGIQQRHWAVEGESATGFSLLATQRALAKAGMEASEIDAIVYATSTSDHFAPGNGVYLQKALGIGTVPALDIRTQCSGFVYGLSIADAYIKSGMYQTVLVVGSELQSTGMDVTDRGRNTSVIFADGAGVAIVQACDEAAGSEILAWDLHSEGEHAGLLWVDTPGSIYHPRNQAEHIAEGKGFLDMDGKEVFRHATTRMPESIGAVLEKGGKRAEELALLIPHQANLRISEMVQKRLGLRDDQVYNNIQRYGNTTSATIPIALDEALEQGLLKRGDLLAITAFGSGFLWGSALIRY, from the coding sequence ATGCCCAACACCCGCCTTGTCGCCACCGGCCGCGCCGTCCCCGAGCGCGTCGTCACCAACGACGACCTCAGCAAGCTGATGGACACCACGGACGAATGGATCCGCCAGCGCACCGGCATCCAGCAGCGTCACTGGGCCGTCGAAGGCGAGTCGGCCACCGGCTTCTCGCTCCTCGCGACCCAGCGCGCCCTCGCCAAGGCGGGGATGGAGGCCTCGGAGATCGACGCGATCGTCTACGCCACCTCCACCTCCGATCACTTCGCTCCCGGCAACGGCGTCTACCTCCAGAAGGCACTCGGCATCGGCACGGTGCCGGCGCTCGACATCCGCACCCAGTGCAGCGGCTTTGTCTACGGCCTCTCGATCGCCGATGCCTATATCAAGAGCGGGATGTACCAGACGGTGCTGGTGGTCGGGTCGGAGCTGCAGAGCACCGGGATGGATGTGACCGACCGGGGCCGCAACACGTCCGTGATCTTCGCCGATGGTGCCGGCGTCGCGATCGTGCAGGCGTGCGACGAGGCCGCCGGCTCGGAGATTCTCGCGTGGGACCTCCATTCGGAAGGCGAACACGCGGGGCTGCTCTGGGTCGACACGCCGGGGAGCATCTACCACCCGCGCAACCAGGCCGAGCACATTGCCGAGGGGAAGGGCTTCCTCGACATGGACGGCAAGGAAGTCTTTCGCCATGCCACGACGCGGATGCCGGAGTCGATCGGTGCCGTCCTCGAGAAGGGGGGGAAGCGTGCCGAGGAGCTGGCGCTCCTGATTCCGCACCAGGCCAACCTCCGCATCTCCGAAATGGTCCAGAAGCGCCTGGGGCTCCGCGACGACCAGGTCTACAACAACATCCAGCGCTACGGCAACACCACCAGCGCGACGATTCCGATCGCGCTCGACGAGGCGCTGGAGCAGGGGCTCCTGAAGCGCGGCGACCTGCTGGCCATCACGGCGTTCGGGTCGGGCTTCTTGTGGGGGAGTGCGCTGATTCGGTACTAG
- a CDS encoding GNAT family N-acetyltransferase: MHLVVPAADHLASYRDALARGWSPDTRRPAAAGEELQRVEADPARFLREQDDMTASGPPIHLPDGTAVPRLPGYRRWLWDGAFAGVISFRWQPGGESLPPYCLGHVGYSVVPWRQGRGYATKALRHFLADLPPLGLRYVELTCNTDNAASRRVIEVNGGVLVEQFSPPNVVGGGESLRFRIALSQ; encoded by the coding sequence ATGCACCTCGTCGTCCCCGCCGCCGACCATCTTGCCAGTTACCGCGACGCCCTGGCGCGCGGCTGGTCGCCCGATACTCGGCGGCCGGCGGCTGCCGGTGAGGAGTTGCAGCGGGTCGAGGCCGATCCGGCCCGTTTCCTGAGGGAACAGGACGACATGACCGCCAGCGGGCCACCGATCCATCTGCCTGATGGCACCGCGGTGCCCCGGCTGCCGGGCTACCGCCGCTGGCTCTGGGATGGCGCGTTCGCCGGCGTGATCTCCTTTCGCTGGCAGCCGGGTGGCGAATCGCTGCCGCCCTACTGCCTCGGCCACGTCGGCTATTCGGTGGTCCCTTGGCGCCAGGGGCGCGGCTACGCCACCAAGGCGCTCCGCCACTTCCTCGCCGACCTGCCGCCGCTCGGGCTGCGCTACGTGGAGCTGACCTGCAACACCGACAACGCCGCCTCCCGCCGTGTCATTGAAGTGAACGGCGGCGTGCTGGTGGAACAATTTTCCCCGCCCAACGTCGTGGGTGGCGGCGAGAGCCTGCGGTTCAGGATCGCGCTGTCGCAGTAG
- a CDS encoding oxidative damage protection protein, translating to MATISCVRCGTSGESQAFKPFPNELGERVYTTICRNCWAEWLKTQQQLINHYALIPHQPKAKEFLLRNMEQFLFGEGAPDSLP from the coding sequence ATGGCAACCATTTCCTGCGTCCGCTGCGGCACCTCCGGGGAATCCCAGGCCTTCAAGCCCTTCCCCAACGAACTCGGCGAGCGCGTCTACACCACGATCTGCCGGAATTGCTGGGCCGAATGGCTCAAGACCCAGCAGCAGCTGATCAACCACTACGCCCTGATTCCCCACCAGCCCAAGGCCAAGGAGTTCCTGCTCCGCAACATGGAGCAGTTCCTCTTCGGCGAAGGCGCACCGGATTCGCTGCCGTGA
- a CDS encoding fumarylacetoacetate hydrolase family protein, protein MKLIRVGLPGEERPGVLAADGSRIDCSALGEDWDERFFGHGGLPRLAAWLETHGATAPRFDPTERLGSCVARPSKIICIGMNYRLHAKEIGAPEPTEPIIFLKATTALCGPNDDVMIPRGSQKTDWEVELAVVIGSTARYVSEVDAMCHVAGFALHNDYSEREYQMERGGQWVKGKSCDTFAPLGPFMATRDEIADPHALRLWLTVNGETLQDSNTNDLIFNIPTIVSYLSQFMTLLPGDVISTGTPAGVGLGFKPPRYLKPGDVVELGIDGLGTSSQRAVAYPGTPSA, encoded by the coding sequence ATGAAGTTGATCCGCGTGGGTCTTCCGGGCGAGGAACGACCCGGCGTCCTGGCCGCCGATGGCAGCCGCATCGACTGCAGTGCGCTCGGCGAGGATTGGGACGAGCGCTTCTTCGGACACGGCGGCCTGCCCCGACTCGCCGCATGGCTGGAGACCCATGGCGCCACGGCCCCGCGCTTCGACCCCACCGAGCGCCTCGGATCCTGCGTGGCCCGGCCATCCAAGATCATCTGCATCGGGATGAACTACCGGCTGCATGCCAAGGAGATCGGTGCGCCGGAGCCGACCGAGCCGATCATCTTCCTCAAGGCCACCACGGCACTCTGTGGTCCGAATGACGACGTGATGATTCCGCGCGGCTCGCAGAAGACCGACTGGGAGGTGGAGCTCGCTGTCGTGATCGGCAGCACGGCCCGCTATGTGAGCGAAGTCGACGCCATGTGCCACGTGGCCGGGTTCGCGCTGCACAACGACTACAGCGAGCGCGAGTACCAGATGGAGCGCGGCGGGCAGTGGGTCAAGGGAAAGAGCTGCGACACCTTCGCGCCGCTCGGCCCCTTCATGGCCACGCGCGACGAGATCGCCGATCCGCACGCCCTGCGCCTCTGGCTCACGGTGAATGGGGAGACGCTGCAGGACAGCAACACGAACGACCTGATCTTCAACATTCCGACGATCGTCTCGTACCTCTCGCAGTTCATGACGCTGCTGCCTGGTGACGTCATCTCGACCGGCACACCCGCCGGCGTCGGCCTCGGCTTCAAGCCGCCGCGCTACCTCAAGCCGGGCGACGTGGTCGAACTTGGCATCGACGGCCTCGGGACCTCGAGTCAACGCGCCGTGGCCTACCCCGGGACGCCGAGCGCCTGA
- a CDS encoding amidohydrolase family protein, whose product MLRIDAHQHFWQYDPVRDAWINDGMAVLRQDFLPADLGPLLAANGIDGCVAVQADQSERETRFLLDLARDYPFIRGVVGWVDLRSPQVGDRLAHFADDRHFRGVRHLVQGEPDDEFLLQPDVVRGIGALTPLGLTYDLLLVPRQLRAATQLAAMLPDQRFVLDHIAKPPIKEGVLEPWASDLGALALHPNVYCKLSGLITEAEWGAWKPAQLRQYLDVVVESFGVDRLMWGSDWPVCLLAGSYHEVREVIAEYLVRFSVDERSAIFGGNAATCYGLEG is encoded by the coding sequence ATGCTCAGAATCGATGCACACCAGCACTTCTGGCAGTACGATCCGGTGCGTGACGCCTGGATCAACGACGGCATGGCGGTGTTGCGCCAGGACTTCCTCCCCGCCGACCTCGGCCCGCTGCTCGCCGCCAACGGCATCGACGGCTGCGTGGCCGTCCAGGCCGACCAGTCGGAGCGTGAGACGCGGTTCCTCCTCGATCTGGCCCGCGACTATCCCTTCATCCGTGGCGTCGTGGGTTGGGTCGACCTCCGCTCGCCGCAGGTCGGCGATCGCCTCGCGCACTTTGCCGACGACCGACACTTTCGTGGCGTGCGCCACCTGGTCCAGGGCGAACCGGATGACGAGTTCCTGCTCCAGCCCGACGTGGTGCGCGGCATCGGAGCCCTGACGCCGCTCGGCCTGACCTACGATCTCCTGCTCGTGCCCCGACAGCTCCGAGCCGCCACCCAGCTGGCCGCCATGCTGCCCGACCAGCGCTTCGTCCTCGATCACATCGCGAAGCCGCCCATCAAGGAGGGCGTGCTCGAGCCATGGGCCAGTGACCTCGGCGCCCTGGCACTCCACCCGAATGTCTACTGCAAGCTCTCGGGACTGATCACCGAGGCCGAGTGGGGGGCGTGGAAGCCGGCGCAATTGCGGCAGTATCTCGATGTGGTGGTGGAATCGTTCGGCGTCGATCGCTTGATGTGGGGGTCGGATTGGCCGGTCTGCCTGCTGGCCGGGAGCTACCACGAGGTGCGCGAGGTGATCGCCGAGTATCTGGTGCGCTTCAGCGTGGATGAGCGGAGCGCGATCTTCGGCGGCAACGCTGCGACCTGCTACGGTCTCGAGGGCTAG
- a CDS encoding lactate utilization protein — translation MTTHPEAAEAFAQDAERTAWHDQALWFVRAKRDQVTRAIPEWEALRTLASGIKAHTLSRLDEYLEQFERNALANGVVVHWAADADEHNRIVLGILRDRGATRLVKSKSMLTEECHLNPYLEAHGITVVDSDLGERIVQLGREAPSHIVMPAIHKRKAEVGALFAEHFGTSPDEDDPGRLADAARGPLRTALFGAEAALTGVNFAIAETGGIVVCTNEGNADLGVHLAPLHIACMGIEKLIPRVADLGVFLRLLARSATGQPITAYSSHVVTPRGPGQLHLVIVDNGRSEHLGRPEFREALACIRCGACLNTCPVYRRSGGHSYGSTIPGPIGAILSPGIDLEKHASLPFASTLCGSCGDVCPVKIDIPQQLYRWRQVVGRAGLLPARKRLTMTLLGGVFGSRAWYEWCGRVARVALRMVPGWLARRTAWGRERELPVWPKESFREWYQRSGRG, via the coding sequence ATCACCACGCATCCTGAGGCCGCCGAGGCGTTCGCGCAGGATGCCGAGCGGACGGCGTGGCACGATCAGGCGCTCTGGTTCGTGCGAGCCAAGCGCGATCAGGTGACCCGCGCGATCCCCGAATGGGAGGCGCTCCGCACCCTCGCCTCGGGGATCAAGGCGCACACCCTGTCACGGCTCGACGAGTACCTCGAGCAGTTCGAGCGGAACGCATTGGCGAATGGCGTGGTGGTGCATTGGGCCGCCGATGCCGACGAGCACAATCGGATCGTCCTCGGCATTCTCCGTGATCGCGGCGCGACCCGGCTGGTCAAGAGCAAGTCGATGCTCACCGAAGAGTGCCATCTCAATCCCTACCTCGAGGCGCACGGCATCACCGTGGTCGACAGCGACCTGGGCGAGCGGATCGTGCAGCTCGGCCGCGAAGCGCCAAGCCACATCGTGATGCCGGCGATCCACAAGCGGAAGGCGGAGGTCGGGGCGCTCTTCGCCGAGCACTTCGGCACGTCGCCCGACGAGGACGACCCGGGGCGATTGGCTGATGCCGCGCGCGGCCCGCTGCGCACGGCACTCTTCGGCGCCGAGGCGGCGTTGACGGGCGTCAACTTCGCGATTGCCGAAACGGGTGGCATCGTGGTCTGCACCAACGAGGGGAACGCCGACCTCGGCGTCCATCTCGCGCCGCTGCACATCGCCTGCATGGGCATCGAGAAGCTGATCCCGCGGGTGGCCGATCTCGGCGTCTTCCTCCGGCTGCTGGCGCGGAGTGCCACCGGCCAGCCGATCACCGCGTACAGCTCGCACGTGGTGACACCGCGTGGGCCCGGCCAGCTCCATCTGGTGATCGTCGACAACGGTCGGAGTGAGCACCTCGGCCGTCCGGAGTTCCGCGAGGCACTCGCCTGCATCCGCTGTGGCGCGTGCCTCAACACCTGCCCGGTCTATCGTCGGAGCGGGGGACACAGCTACGGCAGCACCATCCCGGGTCCGATCGGCGCGATTCTCTCGCCTGGGATCGACCTGGAGAAGCACGCGTCGCTGCCGTTTGCGTCGACGCTCTGCGGGTCGTGCGGCGACGTCTGCCCGGTGAAGATCGACATCCCGCAGCAGCTCTACCGCTGGCGGCAGGTGGTCGGCCGTGCCGGACTCCTCCCCGCTAGGAAGCGACTCACCATGACGCTGCTCGGCGGCGTCTTCGGATCGCGCGCGTGGTATGAATGGTGTGGCCGAGTGGCGCGGGTGGCCCTGCGCATGGTGCCAGGGTGGTTGGCGCGCCGGACCGCATGGGGACGGGAGCGGGAATTGCCCGTGTGGCCGAAGGAGTCGTTCCGCGAGTGGTACCAGCGGAGCGGACGCGGATGA